One window of Klebsiella quasivariicola genomic DNA carries:
- a CDS encoding PTS glucitol/sorbitol transporter subunit IIA: MSVPLYSLRITAVGEYVECSLREQRLILFSDAVPDDIASYCAVHQASELTAELSPGQRMKLNDKNYRVTAVGSVATANLRQLGHITLNFDGADIAELPGTVHLYGEPPQIIQPGDQISFYPNCH, from the coding sequence ATGAGCGTGCCGTTGTATTCATTACGAATTACCGCCGTCGGGGAATATGTTGAGTGCTCTCTGCGGGAGCAGCGGCTTATTTTATTCTCCGATGCCGTTCCCGACGATATTGCGAGTTATTGCGCCGTACACCAGGCCAGCGAACTGACCGCCGAGTTATCGCCCGGTCAGCGAATGAAATTAAATGATAAAAATTATCGGGTGACCGCGGTAGGCAGTGTGGCAACGGCAAATTTACGACAGCTTGGCCATATCACGCTAAATTTTGATGGCGCAGATATCGCTGAATTACCCGGGACGGTACACCTTTACGGCGAACCACCACAAATTATTCAGCCTGGCGATCAAATTTCGTTTTACCCGAATTGTCATTAA
- a CDS encoding 2-keto-3-deoxygluconate permease — MNINILEKMNKVPGGLIIIPLLVAILINTFAPQVLSIGGPTTALFKVGSSAMMGIFLLICGTSINIRQAGLPLYKGAVLLFLKCLAGALAVWAAGTLFGPSGFLGISTLALIACLTSSNSSLYIALCSNYGDASDAGAISVFCIKDGPFVTMMVLGVSGLANIPFAALLSMLIPLLIGMLWGNLDERFKQLCAAAQPLVIIIMSFAIGANSSINTVFTAGLSGILLGIISALTGIVFYFIYNLFLKKKSALGAALGTTAASSALTPAMVAQADPSLAMYVDAATAQLATASIITMITAPILVAWFDKRLKKRAPAAEPLQDAKSEESVTLSSPAAKGHK, encoded by the coding sequence ATGAATATTAATATACTTGAGAAAATGAATAAGGTGCCCGGTGGGCTAATCATTATTCCACTGCTGGTGGCAATATTGATTAATACCTTTGCTCCCCAGGTGCTCAGTATTGGCGGCCCGACCACCGCTTTATTTAAAGTCGGTTCCAGCGCCATGATGGGCATATTTTTACTCATTTGCGGAACCTCGATCAATATCCGTCAGGCCGGGTTGCCGCTCTATAAAGGCGCGGTGCTGCTGTTTCTCAAATGTCTGGCCGGGGCCCTGGCGGTATGGGCCGCGGGAACGTTGTTTGGCCCGAGCGGATTTCTCGGGATATCGACCCTGGCGCTGATTGCCTGCCTGACCAGCTCGAACAGCTCCCTCTATATCGCATTGTGCAGCAACTATGGCGATGCCAGTGATGCCGGGGCGATCTCCGTGTTCTGCATCAAGGATGGTCCGTTTGTCACCATGATGGTGCTGGGCGTCAGCGGCCTGGCCAATATTCCCTTCGCCGCGCTGCTGTCGATGCTTATCCCGCTGCTGATTGGCATGCTGTGGGGCAATCTGGACGAACGTTTTAAACAGTTATGCGCCGCGGCGCAGCCGCTGGTGATCATTATTATGTCGTTCGCCATCGGCGCCAACTCCAGCATCAATACAGTGTTTACCGCCGGCCTGTCCGGGATCCTGTTGGGGATTATCTCCGCGCTCACCGGGATTGTGTTCTACTTTATCTACAACCTGTTTTTGAAGAAGAAAAGCGCGCTGGGCGCCGCGCTGGGAACCACCGCCGCCAGCTCAGCGCTGACGCCGGCGATGGTTGCCCAGGCGGATCCTTCGCTGGCGATGTACGTGGATGCTGCCACCGCGCAGCTGGCGACGGCGAGCATTATCACCATGATCACCGCGCCGATACTGGTCGCCTGGTTTGATAAACGGCTGAAAAAGCGGGCGCCAGCCGCTGAACCTTTGCAAGACGCGAAAAGTGAAGAGAGCGTGACATTATCTTCCCCTGCCGCCAAAGGACACAAATAG